Genomic window (Phosphitispora fastidiosa):
TCTTTTCCATTGGCATCCAGGCCCTTATTCATTTCTTTAATAAGGCCTATAAGCGAAAGAGTATTCAGGTCGTAAACAGCCGACGACTGGTACGGTCCATGCTGTGGCGGGTCACCGGTTGTTGGCAGCAGCAGCCTGATTCCCAGGGCATCTGCTCCCAAAAGGTCTGCCTGTGTCCCCAGAAGACTGCGGTCACGGCAGGTAAAATGCGGAATTGTGTCAATACCAAGTTCTGACTGTACTATATGTGCCAGGGCAATAGAGTTAATTCTCATTCTGGCCATTGGACAGTCGTGAATATTAATTGCATCAAGCTTAATATATGACCTGGCCTTCTCCAGGGTAGCCCGGACATCGGTCCCATCGGTAGGTCCGAGTTCTGTGGTAATGACGAACTGCTTTCCCAGTTTTTCCTTTAAACCCATCCTCTGTTCCCCCTTAAATTCATACATTTCTGAATTATTTTATTCTACCTTCTTTAAGGTATTCCTCCTATATTTTTGTATAATTAGCAGGCTGCAGAGCCTGGTATCCCACTAAAAACCGCACTTTAGACCCCATAACGTATGGAAGGTAACAAAAAGCAGGGAGTATGTCTCCCCGCTTCGTCTTGCCGTTTACATGCTTCTATTTCCGCTGTTAATTGCTGTACGAATTCAAACAATGGAAACTAACTTTTACTACGGATTTTTTAATGCCTTGTCATGTTTATCAATATTGCGCAGCAATATTCCATCTTCCGTATACTCCCATGTCATTCTTATACCCATAGTGATACTTACCTCAAAAATACCTTCATGTCCCTTAATTTTTTTGGCGCGAAGCGAAGGATGCCTAGGGTTTTCAATCATAAGGGAAAGCTTATTCTTAAGCGCCTTTTTTATCTCAGGTGATAATTCGCTGACCTTTTCAATAAAGTATTCCGTATAGTGGACATTAATCATTCATCCAGCCCCAAATCCTTAAACAGTTCTGCTTTAGAAGAGGCGGTTCTGACCTTTCCTTCCTTTATGTCTTCATTCACTCGCACTTCACCCTGCTGCCATTCTTTTGAATAAAACCACACCTGGTCTCTGTGGATTATAACGACCGGAGTGATAATAAGACGACCGTCCTGCTCAATAACTTCCAACTTATCCCCGGGCCGAAGGTTCATTTTTTTTACCAGCTCACTGGGGATGGTTACTTGTGATTTTTGTTTTAATTCAACAAGCATTTTAATCAACTCCAGTAATAAAGTTTAACTTTCTAACTTTATTATATTGTTTGTTGATAAAATTATCAACTTTTTTCCTTACAGTATTTTCTGCTTTTACATCAAATAGTTCAGATGCATATCATAATCAAAAACCTTCCGGCAGACGGATTTTGCGGTTCTTGTTATAAGGCTGAAAAACCGCATCTATTATTGTCTGTGTCTCATCAAAAATCACTGTGGCGCTGTGAAGAAAGTCTTCGCGAATAAAATACCTGAGGTCACAAAATCTGACAATGTGTTTCCCGTCCTCGAGACAGTGCGAGATGTGAAAATATGGCGTGAAACTCTGAAATAACTGTCCCATCCTGCTTTTGAGAGCCTTTCCAATCAACGGGCTTAGCGGGACTTTTTCAAGTATTTTTTTAATCCCCGGCTTTGGGGAAAAACATCGTATTTCACCTATTATATAGCTATCCCGGGTTTCAATGAGAAAAGACCAGTTCCACAGGCTGACCATAGCAGGCATGACAACAATCCTAAAGATTGCATCCCCGGCAAACTGGCGCTCCAGCATATGATGCACCCTCTGTCTCAGATAAAATCTACTTCCCAGATACATCACAGCCAGCCAAAAGGCAGCCTCTGCAATCAATCCCGACATACCCGGCCAGAATATAACCACGGCAAAAATCACGATTATTACCGGATCAGCAAGAACCAGCAGATTCAGTGTATACCTCTTCCGGGAAAAGGGCCAAAGGATTTTGGCGCCATAGGAATTAAAGATGTCCAAGGCAATATGCGATAATGCCCCCAAAAAGGTCCATATAAAGATAAGGCCGGGATTTACGCCGCCCATCAGCAGCCATAAGCCTGCCGTAATAATGCCCGATATAACCAGCACTCCGGGGATTGAATGAGACGACCCCCTGTGATGAGTCAGATACGGCACATCACCAAAGAGCTGAAGAACAATATCCAGGTCCGGCGCCAGCGCTCCCAGCATTGCCCCCAGGTGCATCGGATTACTTAAAGCAAACTTATCACCCGAAAGTGCAGCAACACCCATTCCTACTAATGCGTGTGTCAATGGATCCATATATATCCCCTCCCCGGACGGTATCCAGCCCTAAAATTATACCACAACCGGCTCAGGTATTTCTAAAGGAATTTAATGGCACTACCGCGGCCCAATCAGCAGCAGCGTTCTCTTCGGCCGGATGCCACGGTATTGCTCAGCAGCGAAACTGCCAGCCACACTATAAGAGAAATGCCCAGTCCCAATGGCCAGGAATTAAGGGCCCTGATAAAAAACAGGGCTGAAAGGACACAGGCAGCACATCCGATCATACCTGCCACCGCTCCCCGGGCTACAGCTGCCGCCACCCTGTTCCCCTCACGCATTCCGGCCATAGAAACTGCTGCCACCATAACTACAGGAAAGGCGGCAAACACTCCGCTGATAAACTTAACCGGTGCATAAGCCGAAACAAGCCAGCAGACTACAACTGCCAGTCCGCCCAATAAAAAGCGCATCCCTAACTCAATTACGTC
Coding sequences:
- a CDS encoding AbrB/MazE/SpoVT family DNA-binding domain-containing protein, translating into MLVELKQKSQVTIPSELVKKMNLRPGDKLEVIEQDGRLIITPVVIIHRDQVWFYSKEWQQGEVRVNEDIKEGKVRTASSKAELFKDLGLDE
- a CDS encoding metal-dependent hydrolase, coding for MDPLTHALVGMGVAALSGDKFALSNPMHLGAMLGALAPDLDIVLQLFGDVPYLTHHRGSSHSIPGVLVISGIITAGLWLLMGGVNPGLIFIWTFLGALSHIALDIFNSYGAKILWPFSRKRYTLNLLVLADPVIIVIFAVVIFWPGMSGLIAEAAFWLAVMYLGSRFYLRQRVHHMLERQFAGDAIFRIVVMPAMVSLWNWSFLIETRDSYIIGEIRCFSPKPGIKKILEKVPLSPLIGKALKSRMGQLFQSFTPYFHISHCLEDGKHIVRFCDLRYFIREDFLHSATVIFDETQTIIDAVFQPYNKNRKIRLPEGF
- a CDS encoding DUF3147 family protein yields the protein MKNDVIELGMRFLLGGLAVVVCWLVSAYAPVKFISGVFAAFPVVMVAAVSMAGMREGNRVAAAVARGAVAGMIGCAACVLSALFFIRALNSWPLGLGISLIVWLAVSLLSNTVASGRRERCC